Part of the Hevea brasiliensis isolate MT/VB/25A 57/8 chromosome 16, ASM3005281v1, whole genome shotgun sequence genome is shown below.
ttttttaattaacaacaactttcatttaatttttagcaagtagattttacttttaaaaaattttcttataaatttatattatttttaggaattacaattttttttaattgggcTCCTTAAATGGATTTTCTGACTCTGCAttcatatataattattatatcatACTATGTAATGCTAGCATCAGTGTTATCAAGGCGAAAGGAGACACTAAGGTGATAAAGTATTCTATGTCCTTAGGCGAGAGGCGAGGGCCTTTTTGAAGCAAGACGCCATAAccttaattgtttaaattatatatatatatatatatatatatatatatatatatatatatatatatatatatatatatatatatatacttttaaatagttgataagtaaaaaaacatattaaaaagaaaaaaaatatattatttacactatgtttatatctaaaataagagaaattgaaaatagtGTATACCTGTTTTTCCAGCTTAAGTATAAGATACAAGTGAAAGTATGATACTGTAAAATTAAACTATATAGCATAAGTAAAAACACACATAATAATAAGAGATGTTAAAAAAAGAAATAGTTCATACCTGAATTTTCAGCAGATGTATATGATAAAAGTGACACTATAAaattatacataataaataaaaaattagaaataagtcataagtcacataatagaaaatataaattatagaagTTCAGACTTTAATACATAAAAATAAGTTGTAAGTcataataaacaaaatgcaataaGTACATAAAAAACTTATAACTAAAACTACTCATCATCAAGATTTCCAAAATCATCTTCATTTTCAACAACGGCCATCACAAATTCTTCCTTctcttcatcatcatcaacttGCGAAGAGGATGCACCTCTCATTGCACGAGGCCTTCGAAATGATGGAGTTTCAACTGGTGGTGTTGATCTTGCAGCCGATCTCGATTCATAACGAGATTCAGAAACTCCAGCTACTCTACCAACATCACCCCAGGTCAATACGTCATTCATGAAAACAAgagaatcatcatcatcatcatccccaTCACCTTTTTCTAATTCACCAAGCAACCATTCATTACTCTCATCAATATTTGCCAAATCAATAGGTGTTGTGATATCCCCAAAAGTGTGTCGGCGTAGCAACGCTCTATTGTACTTCACATATACCAAATTGTCCAAGCGTTCTTGAAATAGCAGATTTCTTTTCTTACTATGAAGCTGTCATTTATTTTACAGTAACAAATAAGTTAAACTTCAAACTCAAAAGGCTCAagataaaataacaaattaagaaatatatatatatatatatatatatatatatatatatatatatatatatatatatatatatatatatatacactccaATTTCTTTCGCAACCACTTGCACTACATGTGAGACTCAGAACCTTTACAGCAAACTTTTGTAGGTTTGGAGTTGAAGAACCATATGTTTTCCACCAAGCAGCTATTAAAATATAGAACCAATGATTGTTAaattcatgatataaattaataaatgagcaaaatgaaaaattaataagaattaaattaataaccTGGAGATTTGGTTGTTCTTCCTCTAATAGCTGAAGGAAAACCAAAGGTCCCTGCAGCTGCCTTGtatttctcaatttcatcaaGAATCATATCAACTTTTACtgaatttttttccattttatgaATGCAAGAAAGCAATCCTGTATTGACCTCTTCATCAGATTCGATTCTTATCTTATTTGGATAAAAAAATTCAGGATTCAAAAAGTATCCAGCAGCATGCAAAGGACAATGCAATTGAAGTGACCATCTCGCATCAATAATCTCAAAAATGCTCTTGTATTTCTCTTCATTGCCATTGAGTGAGTTGGCAATGGCTTCTTTAGCCCTATCCATGGCTTCATAAATATATCCCATAGCTGGTTTTTTTTCATTATCAACAAGTCGAAGCACACGAACAAGAGGACCGGAAACCTTAAGAGCATAAACAACATGATTCCAAAAGGCAGGACTCAAAAACGTCCTTTCACACTTTTTGCCTTTTACCTCTTTAGCCTATTTACTAGTTGTCCAACTTTCCGAAGTAAACATTTTTTTAATGTTGGCTTTCTGAAGATGAATCCTTCCCAGTGTAATAAAAGCAGTAGCAAATCTAGTTTGCCCTGGCCTTAGCAATTCTACTCCATTAGTAAACTTCCGCAACATATTTAGAACTCCTGAAGAGCCATATGTGAAACCAGTAAGCTCAACAGCTTTGCGGAATGTTTCTTTGAAAACACGGATCTTAAAGATATCCTCCAACATCAAATCTATACAATGAGCTGCACATGGAGTCCAGTATAGATGAGAAAAATTTGCTTCCAATATTCTCCCTGTCATAAACAAGTAGAAAAATTTAttccattaataataaaaataaaatgatatttattttagtaaaataaaaaattaaataaaaattttacctgtTGCAACATTATTTGATGCATTATCTGTAACAACTTGAACTACTTTTTCAGGACCAATTTCCATCAATTCTTTCTCAATCAAACTAGCCAACAATGCCGCTGTCTTTGATTCATCACTTGCATaaactaatttaataaatacacttCCCTTTCGACTATTAGCCAAGAAATTAATCAAGGTTCTCCCTTTTCTATCCATCCATCCATCACACATCAATGTACATCCATAAttttcccatttttctttatGAGACTCGAGAAGATCATTTATGATTTGCACTTCTTTGTTAAGTAACCGAACTCTAACCTCATGAAAACTTGGAGGTTTCATTTCTTTACCATAATTTCCAATTGCTCGAATCATTTTCCCAAAGTTATCATAATTCACTGCATTAAAAGCTATTCCCACATCATACATCTATCGTGCTATGGCAACACAAGCACGCTCCCTTAACTCCTTTTTAGCTGGACTATTTTCGTCAATGGTAGTTTGCCTCATATTTTTTTTCCCAAAATAGCAGGTCTAGAGGAAAAATAACAGTCAATAGGCCCTCTACTACTTTGTGGTGGTAAAACTTTTAGTTTTTTAAAAGCACTAGTACCTGTAACCTCCAGTACTTGCCTTCTTCTTTCACTGCCAATTTCTTGCATCAACTCTTCCTCTTCCTCATTTTCATCTAATCCCAGtacttcaaca
Proteins encoded:
- the LOC131174684 gene encoding uncharacterized protein LOC131174684, which encodes MGYIYEAMDRAKEAIANSLNGNEEKYKSIFEIIDARWSLQLHCPLHAAGYFLNPEFFYPNKIRIESDEEVNTGLLSCIHKMEKNSVKVDMILDEIEKYKAAAGTFGFPSAIRGRTTKSPAAWWKTYGSSTPNLQKFAVKLHSKKRNLLFQERLDNLVYVKYNRALLRRHTFGDITTPIDLANIDESNEWLLGELEKGDGDDDDDDSLVFMNDVLTWGDVGRVAGVSESRYESRSAARSTPPVETPSFRRPRAMRGASSSQVDDDEEKEEFVMAVVENEDDFGNLDDE
- the LOC110664763 gene encoding uncharacterized protein LOC110664763 — encoded protein: MGDKNNTFGSSASSRRTDPGWAHVIQVSENNTNDLQCMYCMKVYKGGINRIKQHIAGGYKNVIQCPKCPEDVRNQMHEFIAKKREQKSIMNMERPPEFDDVEVLGLDENEEEEELMQEIGSERRRQVLEVTVNYDNFGKMIRAIGNYGKEMKPPSFHEVRVRLLNKEVQIINDLLESHKEKWENYGCTLMCDGWMDRKGRTLINFLANSRKGSVFIKLVYASDESKTAALLASLIEKELMEIGPEKVVQVVTDNASNNVATGRILEANFSHLYWTPCAAHCIDLMLEDIFKIRVFKETFRKAVELTGFTYGSSGVLNMLRKFTNGVELLRPGQTRFATAFITLGRIHLQKANIKKMFTSESWTTSK